A single genomic interval of Saccharothrix saharensis harbors:
- a CDS encoding PadR family transcriptional regulator gives MSEQVFLVLTALAEEPLHGYAIVRAVDGLSEGRTRLRVGTLYGVLDRLVAEGLAERDREEVHQGRLRRYYRLTDAGVRALSAEVARLSANVRAASSVLKARGAL, from the coding sequence ATGTCGGAGCAGGTGTTCCTGGTGCTCACCGCGTTGGCGGAGGAGCCGTTGCACGGCTACGCGATCGTGCGCGCGGTCGACGGGCTGTCGGAGGGCCGGACGCGGCTGCGGGTCGGCACCCTGTACGGGGTGCTGGACCGGCTGGTCGCCGAAGGCCTGGCCGAGCGGGACCGGGAGGAGGTCCACCAGGGCAGGCTGCGCCGCTACTACCGGTTGACCGACGCCGGGGTGCGGGCGTTGTCGGCGGAGGTGGCCCGGCTGTCGGCGAACGTGCGCGCCGCATCGTCGGTGCTCAAGGCGAGGGGTGCGCTGTGA
- a CDS encoding RNA polymerase-binding protein RbpA — protein MADRVLRGSRLGAVSYETDRNHDLAPRRSVRYACPKGHDFEVPFSDDAEIPHTWECRLHGQESKIIDGAEPEQKKIKPPRTHWDMLLERRTIPELEELLDERLEELKGRRTRTA, from the coding sequence ATGGCCGACCGCGTTCTACGGGGTAGCCGGCTCGGAGCAGTCAGCTACGAGACCGACCGCAATCACGACCTCGCCCCGCGCCGGTCGGTGCGGTACGCCTGCCCCAAGGGCCACGACTTCGAGGTCCCGTTCTCCGACGACGCCGAGATCCCCCACACCTGGGAGTGCCGCCTGCACGGCCAGGAGTCGAAGATCATCGACGGCGCCGAGCCGGAGCAGAAGAAGATCAAGCCGCCGCGCACGCACTGGGACATGCTCCTGGAGCGGCGCACGATCCCGGAGCTCGAGGAGCTGCTGGACGAGCGGCTGGAGGAGCTGAAGGGGCGGCGCACCCGCACCGCCTGA
- a CDS encoding glycerophosphodiester phosphodiesterase: MTENHPYLSGPHPRAFAHRGWHLDELAGMENSLAAFRRAAREGYRYLETDVHATSDGVVVVHHDATLDRTTDATGPVAAQPWSAVRRANVGGREPIARLEELLEELPEARVNIDVKADSAVVPVLEALRRTDALHRVCLASFSDKRLARLRRLAGPGLLTSMGPRSAGALWAAGRVPLVGLPVRGMVAQVPVNQGRLLVVDGRFVRAAHRRGLEVHVWTVDDEPQMRRLLDLGVDGLVTDRPDRLRDVLADRGAWAG; the protein is encoded by the coding sequence GTGACCGAGAACCACCCGTACCTGTCCGGACCGCACCCCCGCGCGTTCGCCCACCGGGGCTGGCACCTCGACGAGCTGGCGGGCATGGAGAACTCGCTGGCGGCGTTCCGCCGTGCCGCGCGGGAGGGGTACCGGTACCTGGAGACCGACGTGCACGCCACCTCCGACGGGGTGGTGGTGGTGCACCACGACGCGACGCTGGACCGCACCACCGACGCCACGGGTCCGGTGGCGGCGCAGCCGTGGTCGGCGGTGCGGCGGGCCAACGTCGGCGGCCGGGAGCCGATCGCCCGGCTGGAGGAGCTGCTGGAGGAGCTGCCCGAGGCGCGGGTGAACATCGACGTCAAGGCCGACTCGGCGGTGGTGCCGGTGCTGGAGGCGCTGCGCCGGACCGACGCGCTGCACCGGGTGTGCCTGGCGTCGTTCTCCGACAAGCGGCTGGCGCGGCTGCGCCGGCTGGCCGGGCCGGGGCTGCTGACGTCGATGGGGCCGCGGTCGGCGGGCGCGCTGTGGGCGGCGGGCCGGGTGCCGCTGGTGGGGCTGCCGGTGCGGGGCATGGTGGCGCAGGTGCCGGTGAACCAGGGCCGGCTGCTCGTGGTCGACGGCCGGTTCGTGCGGGCCGCGCACCGCCGCGGCCTGGAGGTGCACGTGTGGACCGTCGACGACGAGCCGCAGATGCGGCGCCTGCTGGACCTGGGGGTGGACGGTCTGGTCACCGACCGGCCCGACCGGCTGCGCGACGTGCTGGCCGACCGGGGGGCCTGGGCGGGCTGA
- a CDS encoding RidA family protein, which produces MPHTLTNPDGLPDPTGYGYSHVAATTGELVFVAGQYGCDTDGRLVSDDFAAQVARAYDNLGVALRAAGLDYRHVARLGTYVVDHDPDRLAVLRDHVVRIWGDRPPAQTLIGVAALALPGMLFEVDAVAAR; this is translated from the coding sequence GTGCCGCACACCCTGACCAACCCCGACGGCCTGCCCGACCCCACCGGCTACGGCTACAGCCACGTCGCCGCCACCACCGGCGAGCTGGTGTTCGTCGCCGGCCAGTACGGCTGCGACACCGACGGCCGCCTGGTGTCCGACGACTTCGCCGCCCAGGTCGCCCGCGCCTACGACAACCTCGGCGTCGCGCTGCGCGCCGCGGGCCTGGACTACCGCCACGTCGCCCGCCTGGGCACCTACGTCGTCGACCACGACCCCGACCGGCTGGCCGTGCTGCGCGACCACGTCGTGCGCATCTGGGGCGACCGGCCGCCGGCGCAGACGCTGATCGGCGTCGCCGCGCTCGCCCTGCCCGGCATGCTGTTCGAGGTCGACGCCGTCGCCGCGCGCTGA
- a CDS encoding MFS transporter, with protein sequence MSVADSTAPAVDRKREQRGWTWYDWANSVFPTSVVTVFLSGYLTAVAKEAALADTARNGPTPCADGSLKQCDISLFGAYFPAGSLWGYLLSIATVVQVVVLPVMGAIADRTQNKRRMLGGLAFTGSAATIALAAVGGDNWHLGVALFILGNICYGASVVVYYAFLPEIAAPDERDAVSSRGWAFGYLGGGLALAVQLALFIGHDAIGLSEGAAVRVGFVLSGLWWAGFTLIPLARLKRHQPPHGTESGASVITAGFAELRQTVKQARLFPLTLAFLGTYLIYTDGIATVANVSAQYGRDELKLDETVLITTILIVQFVAFFGGMLHGRVAKSWGAKRTIMVSLCVWIVVIGAAFFVQAGQQTQFYALAAGIGLVLGGTNALSRSLFSQMIPPGREAQYFSLYEVGERSTSWLGPLVFAGVGQATGSFRLAIISLVIFFVVGFVLMIFVPVRKAIAASGNPVPAKV encoded by the coding sequence ATGAGCGTGGCCGACAGCACCGCACCCGCCGTGGACCGCAAGCGGGAACAACGCGGCTGGACCTGGTACGACTGGGCGAACTCGGTGTTCCCGACCTCGGTGGTCACCGTGTTCCTGTCCGGCTACCTGACCGCGGTGGCCAAGGAGGCGGCGCTGGCCGACACCGCCCGCAACGGCCCCACCCCCTGTGCGGACGGGTCGCTCAAGCAGTGCGACATCTCCCTGTTCGGCGCCTACTTCCCCGCCGGGTCGCTGTGGGGCTACCTGCTGTCGATCGCCACGGTCGTGCAGGTCGTGGTGCTGCCGGTGATGGGCGCGATCGCCGACCGCACCCAGAACAAGCGCCGCATGCTCGGCGGGCTGGCGTTCACCGGGTCGGCGGCCACGATCGCGCTGGCCGCGGTCGGCGGCGACAACTGGCACCTGGGCGTCGCGCTGTTCATCCTCGGCAACATCTGCTACGGCGCGTCGGTCGTCGTGTACTACGCGTTCCTGCCCGAGATCGCCGCCCCCGACGAGCGCGACGCGGTGTCCTCGCGCGGCTGGGCGTTCGGCTACCTCGGCGGCGGCCTGGCGCTGGCCGTGCAGTTGGCGCTGTTCATCGGCCACGACGCCATCGGCCTGAGCGAGGGCGCGGCGGTGCGGGTCGGGTTCGTGCTGTCGGGGCTGTGGTGGGCCGGGTTCACCCTCATCCCGCTGGCGCGGCTCAAGCGCCACCAGCCGCCGCACGGCACCGAGTCGGGGGCGTCGGTGATCACCGCCGGGTTCGCCGAGCTGCGCCAGACCGTGAAGCAGGCGCGGCTGTTCCCGCTGACGCTGGCGTTCCTGGGCACCTACCTGATCTACACCGACGGCATCGCCACCGTCGCCAACGTCTCCGCCCAGTACGGGCGCGACGAGCTCAAGCTGGACGAGACGGTGCTGATCACCACGATCCTGATCGTGCAGTTCGTCGCGTTCTTCGGCGGGATGCTGCACGGCCGGGTGGCGAAGTCGTGGGGCGCCAAGCGCACCATCATGGTCAGCCTGTGCGTGTGGATTGTGGTGATCGGCGCGGCGTTCTTCGTCCAAGCCGGGCAGCAGACCCAGTTCTACGCCCTGGCGGCCGGGATCGGGCTGGTGCTGGGCGGCACGAACGCGTTGTCGCGGTCGCTGTTCAGCCAGATGATCCCGCCCGGCCGCGAGGCGCAGTACTTCTCCCTCTACGAGGTCGGCGAGCGCTCCACCTCGTGGCTGGGGCCGCTGGTGTTCGCCGGCGTCGGGCAGGCCACCGGCTCGTTCCGGCTGGCGATCATCTCGCTGGTGATCTTCTTCGTGGTCGGGTTCGTGCTGATGATCTTCGTGCCGGTCCGCAAGGCCATCGCCGCCTCCGGCAACCCCGTGCCCGCCAAGGTGTGA
- a CDS encoding VOC family protein has protein sequence MPGTPDSPARGVRRVELSTTNPEPIAEFYAHLLGWVIIAEPDGSFTGWVGDRLATHVRPGGSGWRVVFAGPRARDLEPGAAVDTGRVLHGPWAPQPRPGEPCWVELMADPAADDRWAAALGWQVRDPGAEFTLYDAGADDDRRPVAGRLTAPGGWTCYFAVPDLAHAIAETTDMGGTVLIGPRDVPTGAVAAVADPAGSVFALLENPVGWGGTWCATARAHA, from the coding sequence GTGCCCGGTACCCCCGACAGCCCCGCACGCGGTGTCCGCCGCGTCGAGCTCAGCACCACCAACCCCGAACCGATCGCCGAGTTCTACGCCCACCTGCTGGGCTGGGTGATCATCGCCGAGCCCGACGGCTCCTTCACCGGCTGGGTCGGCGACCGCCTCGCCACCCACGTGCGCCCCGGCGGGTCCGGCTGGCGCGTCGTGTTCGCCGGACCGCGGGCCCGTGACCTCGAGCCCGGCGCCGCCGTCGACACCGGCCGCGTCCTGCACGGCCCGTGGGCGCCGCAACCCCGCCCGGGCGAGCCGTGCTGGGTCGAGCTCATGGCCGACCCGGCCGCCGACGACCGCTGGGCCGCCGCACTGGGCTGGCAGGTCCGCGACCCCGGCGCCGAGTTCACCCTCTACGACGCGGGCGCCGACGACGACCGCCGCCCCGTAGCCGGCCGCCTCACCGCCCCCGGCGGCTGGACCTGCTACTTCGCCGTCCCCGACCTCGCCCACGCCATCGCCGAGACCACCGACATGGGCGGCACCGTCCTCATCGGCCCCCGTGATGTCCCCACCGGCGCCGTCGCCGCCGTAGCCGACCCCGCCGGCTCGGTGTTCGCCCTGCTGGAGAACCCGGTCGGCTGGGGCGGCACCTGGTGCGCCACCGCCCGGGCCCACGCCTGA
- a CDS encoding helix-turn-helix domain-containing protein, producing MSDDATPADDLTDEVLDRVGERLRHIRTSRGATLADLSAATGISKSTLSRLESGQRRPSLELLLPIARAHRVPLDELVGAPPVGDPRIRPVPVRRNGMTVLPLTQQPGGLQAFKMIIPDRGEPDPRTHTGYEWLYVLSGRLRLILADHDVVLVAGEAAEFDTRLPHWFGPAGPEPVEILSLFGKQGEQIHMRTRRKD from the coding sequence ATGAGCGACGACGCCACCCCCGCCGACGACCTGACCGACGAGGTGCTGGACAGGGTCGGCGAGCGGCTGCGGCACATCCGCACCAGCCGGGGCGCGACGCTGGCCGACCTGTCGGCGGCGACCGGGATCTCCAAGAGCACGCTGTCGCGGCTGGAGTCCGGGCAGCGGCGGCCGAGCCTGGAACTGCTGCTGCCCATCGCCCGCGCGCACCGCGTGCCGCTGGACGAGCTGGTGGGCGCGCCGCCGGTGGGCGATCCGCGGATCCGGCCGGTGCCCGTGCGGCGCAACGGCATGACGGTGCTGCCGCTGACCCAGCAACCGGGCGGCCTGCAGGCCTTCAAGATGATCATCCCGGACCGGGGTGAGCCGGATCCGCGCACGCACACCGGCTACGAGTGGCTCTACGTGCTGTCGGGGCGGCTGCGGCTGATCCTGGCCGACCACGACGTGGTGCTGGTGGCCGGGGAGGCCGCGGAGTTCGACACGCGCCTGCCGCACTGGTTCGGCCCCGCGGGCCCCGAGCCGGTGGAGATCCTGAGCCTGTTCGGCAAGCAGGGCGAGCAGATCCACATGCGCACCCGCCGCAAGGACTGA
- a CDS encoding RrF2 family transcriptional regulator, giving the protein MTEGVEWALHCCLDLAWADGTPVPAARLAALHGLPPAYLTKQLQALGRAGIVRSTPGPRGGYLLDRPAHTVTLMDVVAAVDGPDPAFRCTEIRPGGPHPTRCAIDTAMTRAETAWRRELAARTLADLDADVRRADPDAPAATRARLT; this is encoded by the coding sequence ATGACCGAGGGCGTCGAGTGGGCCCTGCACTGCTGCCTGGACCTGGCCTGGGCCGACGGCACCCCCGTGCCCGCCGCCCGCCTCGCCGCGCTGCACGGCCTGCCCCCGGCCTACCTGACCAAGCAGCTGCAGGCGCTGGGGCGCGCCGGCATCGTCCGCTCCACCCCCGGCCCCCGCGGCGGCTACCTCCTCGACCGTCCCGCGCACACCGTCACCCTCATGGACGTCGTCGCGGCCGTGGACGGCCCCGACCCCGCGTTCCGCTGCACCGAGATCCGCCCCGGCGGCCCGCACCCCACCCGGTGCGCCATCGACACCGCCATGACCCGCGCCGAGACCGCGTGGCGCCGCGAACTGGCCGCCCGCACCCTGGCCGACCTCGACGCCGACGTGCGCCGCGCCGACCCCGACGCCCCGGCCGCCACCCGCGCCCGACTCACCTGA
- a CDS encoding thymidine kinase gives MEPIIPAPDPTDALSSVPAAGAGRGLAPTGRLRFFFGPMDCGKSTLALQIDHNQARQGRRGLLLVRHDRSGTPTISSRMGLARNALEVHEDMDLCGLVREHWSRGSRVDYVIVDEAQFLSAEQVDQLAELADDAHLEVYCFGLATDFRSCLFPGSQRLFELADELNAIQVEVLCWCGRPGRFNARVHDGDVVRAGDTVLVADTVAADLAEFRYQVLCRTHYRTGDLGPHAVDGHQLSLA, from the coding sequence GTGGAACCGATCATCCCCGCCCCGGACCCGACCGACGCGCTGTCCTCCGTGCCCGCCGCCGGCGCGGGCCGCGGGCTCGCGCCCACCGGGCGGCTGCGGTTCTTCTTCGGGCCGATGGACTGCGGCAAGTCGACGCTGGCGCTGCAGATCGACCACAACCAGGCACGACAGGGACGGCGCGGGCTGCTGCTCGTGCGCCACGACCGGTCCGGGACGCCCACGATCTCCAGCCGCATGGGCCTGGCCCGCAACGCGCTGGAGGTGCACGAGGACATGGACCTGTGCGGGCTGGTGCGCGAGCACTGGTCGCGCGGCAGCCGGGTGGACTACGTGATCGTCGACGAGGCGCAGTTCCTGTCCGCCGAGCAGGTCGACCAGCTCGCCGAGCTCGCCGACGACGCCCACCTGGAGGTCTACTGCTTCGGCCTGGCCACCGACTTCCGCAGCTGCCTGTTCCCGGGCTCGCAGCGGCTGTTCGAGCTGGCCGACGAGCTCAACGCGATCCAGGTCGAGGTGCTGTGCTGGTGCGGGCGGCCGGGCCGGTTCAACGCCCGCGTCCACGACGGCGACGTGGTGCGCGCCGGGGACACCGTGCTGGTCGCCGACACCGTCGCGGCCGACCTCGCCGAGTTCCGCTACCAGGTGCTGTGCCGCACCCACTACCGCACCGGCGACCTCGGTCCCCACGCCGTGGACGGCCACCAGCTCAGCCTGGCCTGA
- a CDS encoding polyprenol monophosphomannose synthase, whose product MADQQAQPDRELGPVLVVIPTYNERDNIGKIVKRLHTALPTVHALVVDDGSPDGTGQLADEMAAADDRVHVLHRTEKAGLGAAYIAGFGWGMDRGYQVLVEMDADGSHAPEDLPRMLDALHDADLVIGSRYVPGGTVVNWPKKREILSRGANLYSRLALGASVKDITAGFRAYRTDVLRNLKLHNVASAGYCFQIDLAWRTIELGYRVVEVPITFTEREIGVSKMSGDIVREALIRVTKWGLRRRGTQLRDLVAPKKAKTTSNR is encoded by the coding sequence ATGGCGGACCAGCAGGCGCAGCCTGACCGCGAGCTCGGGCCGGTGCTGGTGGTGATCCCGACCTACAACGAGCGGGACAACATCGGGAAGATCGTGAAGCGGCTGCACACCGCGCTGCCCACCGTGCACGCCCTCGTGGTGGACGACGGCAGCCCCGACGGCACAGGACAGCTGGCCGACGAGATGGCCGCCGCCGACGACCGCGTGCACGTGCTGCACCGCACGGAGAAGGCCGGGCTCGGCGCCGCCTACATCGCCGGCTTCGGCTGGGGCATGGACCGCGGCTACCAGGTGCTCGTGGAGATGGACGCCGACGGCTCCCACGCACCCGAGGACCTGCCCCGCATGCTCGACGCCCTGCACGACGCGGACCTCGTGATCGGCTCCCGCTACGTGCCCGGCGGCACCGTGGTCAACTGGCCCAAGAAGCGCGAGATCCTCTCCCGCGGCGCCAACCTGTACTCGCGGCTCGCGCTGGGCGCGTCGGTCAAGGACATCACCGCGGGCTTCCGCGCCTACCGCACCGACGTGCTGCGCAACCTCAAGCTGCACAACGTCGCCTCCGCGGGCTACTGCTTCCAGATCGACCTCGCCTGGCGCACCATCGAACTGGGCTACCGCGTCGTCGAGGTCCCCATCACGTTCACCGAGCGTGAGATCGGCGTGTCCAAGATGAGCGGCGACATCGTCCGCGAAGCGCTCATCCGCGTCACGAAGTGGGGCCTGCGCCGCCGCGGCACCCAGCTGCGGGACCTGGTCGCGCCCAAGAAGGCCAAGACCACCAGCAACCGCTAG
- a CDS encoding NUDIX domain-containing protein gives MTGGRRSAGILLHRVVDGGRQVLLGHMGGPFWARKDDGAWSIPKGEPDGDEEPEATARREFTEELGVPVPEGELVPLGEVRQSGGKVVTAWALAADLDPDQVIPGTFTLEWPRGSGTVREFPEVDRVAWFPLAEARVKVVKAQRELLDRLAEMHSFE, from the coding sequence GTGACGGGCGGGCGGCGCAGCGCCGGGATCCTGCTGCACCGGGTGGTCGACGGCGGACGGCAGGTCCTGCTGGGGCACATGGGCGGGCCGTTCTGGGCGCGCAAGGACGACGGCGCCTGGTCGATTCCCAAGGGTGAGCCCGACGGCGACGAGGAGCCGGAGGCCACGGCGCGGCGCGAGTTCACCGAGGAGCTGGGCGTGCCGGTGCCCGAGGGCGAGCTGGTGCCGTTGGGCGAGGTGCGCCAGTCCGGGGGCAAGGTGGTCACGGCGTGGGCGCTGGCCGCCGACCTCGACCCCGATCAGGTGATTCCCGGCACGTTCACCCTGGAGTGGCCCCGCGGGTCCGGCACGGTCCGCGAGTTCCCGGAGGTGGACCGGGTGGCCTGGTTTCCGCTGGCCGAAGCGCGGGTAAAAGTGGTGAAGGCCCAACGCGAACTGCTCGACCGCCTCGCGGAAATGCACTCTTTCGAGTGA
- a CDS encoding putative bifunctional diguanylate cyclase/phosphodiesterase codes for MNGNGALHREVLDRADVGFGVTDANGRLAWVNPALAEILGVPADHVVGRSLPALLPGAPERPRSGLALLTPSAYRKGHRWLEVTCQHLDPADTGADAEPGEQLLYRVVDVTAWRDRELEATHEADALRRAQVLGRMGTWEWHVTEDRVVWSDTLLEMFGFSPDTELDFDGYAALVHPEDLAMIQATLEEAMRSGAGFSYTHRMLLAEGTVERWFECFGEVVADEDGSPLRVLGTAHDITRARRVHDELLALAEQDPLTGLANRRAVTRELERQLASGGPGAMLLLDLDNFKDVNDLRGHAVGDRLMKTLASALRSRLSSSQLIGRLGGDEFAVVLPGATPADAARVAEGLRDAVAALPLVGAARSLTVSTGVAEYGPGDTWELVLANADLALYASKAAGRNRVTVYEPGHYADTAKRVSVLDRLRAALDHGGLALHAMPMVELATDKTLGHELLLRLEDGQDPYLGPAEFLPEAERSDLVLDIDRWVLSTAIDALVGHPDPDLRFNVNISGRTLEDEDFGGFVLDRLATAGVAPGRLGLEITETAAVTNLDAARALALQLRGFGCRIILDDFGSGFGSFVHLKHLPITGIKIDGEFVRGIDERSTDAVLVAGIVQIARGLGLSAVAEWVERPAQVDALVRLDVGIGQGFHLGRPLPLAHVLSAQSQRPNGALSPRMAGAEDGARSSNR; via the coding sequence GTGAACGGCAACGGCGCGTTGCACCGCGAGGTGCTCGACCGGGCCGACGTCGGTTTCGGTGTGACGGACGCGAACGGCAGGCTGGCCTGGGTGAACCCGGCACTGGCCGAGATCCTCGGCGTGCCCGCGGACCACGTCGTGGGCCGGTCGCTGCCCGCGCTGCTGCCCGGCGCGCCGGAACGGCCCCGCTCGGGCCTGGCGCTGCTCACCCCCAGCGCCTACCGCAAGGGCCACCGCTGGCTGGAGGTCACCTGCCAGCACCTCGACCCCGCCGACACCGGCGCGGACGCCGAACCGGGCGAGCAGCTGCTGTACCGGGTGGTGGACGTCACCGCGTGGCGGGACCGGGAACTGGAGGCCACCCACGAGGCCGACGCGCTGCGCCGCGCGCAGGTGCTGGGCCGGATGGGCACGTGGGAGTGGCACGTCACCGAGGACCGCGTGGTGTGGTCGGACACGCTGCTGGAGATGTTCGGGTTCTCGCCCGACACCGAACTGGACTTCGACGGCTACGCCGCCCTCGTGCACCCCGAGGACCTGGCGATGATCCAGGCCACCCTGGAAGAGGCCATGCGGTCGGGCGCCGGGTTCTCCTACACCCACCGCATGCTGCTGGCCGAGGGCACCGTGGAGCGGTGGTTCGAGTGCTTCGGCGAGGTCGTCGCCGACGAGGACGGCTCGCCGCTGCGGGTGCTGGGCACCGCGCACGACATCACCCGCGCCCGCCGCGTGCACGACGAACTGCTGGCGCTGGCCGAGCAGGACCCGCTGACCGGGCTGGCGAACCGGCGCGCGGTGACCCGCGAACTCGAACGGCAGCTCGCGAGCGGCGGTCCGGGCGCGATGCTGCTGCTGGACCTGGACAACTTCAAGGACGTCAACGACCTGCGCGGCCACGCCGTGGGTGACCGGCTGATGAAGACGCTGGCCTCCGCGCTGCGGTCACGGCTGTCGTCGTCGCAGCTGATCGGCCGGCTCGGCGGCGACGAGTTCGCCGTCGTGCTGCCCGGCGCGACCCCCGCCGACGCCGCCCGCGTCGCCGAGGGACTGCGCGATGCCGTAGCGGCGTTGCCGCTCGTGGGCGCGGCCCGCAGCCTCACGGTCTCCACCGGCGTGGCCGAGTACGGCCCCGGCGACACGTGGGAGCTCGTGCTGGCCAACGCCGACCTGGCGCTGTACGCGTCCAAGGCCGCCGGCCGCAACCGGGTCACCGTCTACGAGCCCGGCCACTACGCCGACACCGCGAAACGGGTGTCCGTGCTGGACCGGCTGCGCGCCGCGCTCGACCACGGCGGCCTGGCCCTGCACGCCATGCCGATGGTGGAGCTGGCCACCGACAAGACCCTGGGCCACGAGCTGCTGCTGCGGCTGGAGGACGGCCAGGACCCCTACCTGGGGCCGGCTGAGTTCCTGCCCGAGGCCGAACGCTCCGACCTGGTGCTCGACATCGACCGGTGGGTGCTGTCCACCGCCATCGACGCCCTGGTCGGCCACCCCGACCCCGACCTGCGGTTCAACGTCAACATCTCCGGCCGCACCCTGGAGGACGAGGACTTCGGCGGGTTCGTGCTGGACCGGCTGGCCACCGCGGGCGTCGCGCCCGGCCGGCTCGGCCTGGAGATCACCGAGACCGCCGCGGTCACCAACCTCGACGCCGCCCGCGCCCTGGCGCTGCAGCTGCGCGGGTTCGGCTGCCGGATCATCCTCGACGACTTCGGCTCCGGGTTCGGCTCGTTCGTCCACCTCAAGCACCTGCCCATCACCGGCATCAAGATCGACGGCGAGTTCGTGCGCGGCATCGACGAACGCTCCACCGACGCCGTCCTGGTCGCGGGCATCGTGCAGATCGCCCGCGGCCTGGGCCTGTCCGCCGTCGCCGAGTGGGTCGAACGCCCCGCCCAGGTCGACGCGCTCGTCCGCCTGGACGTCGGCATCGGCCAGGGCTTCCACCTCGGCCGGCCCCTGCCGCTCGCGCACGTGCTGTCGGCCCAGTCACAGCGGCCGAACGGCGCATTGTCGCCACGCATGGCCGGTGCGGAGGATGGGGCGCGTTCCTCCAACCGCTGA